The DNA window TTGTCTGGTGGAACATCTATATTTTTTATTCTGTCGTGCTCTTTTTCCAGTTCTTTTTCTTCATAACGTTTCAATATCTGCATAATCTGTTTATACGGTATTTTCCTGTTGTAAAACATCACATCCGCGTTTTTTGATTTGAAATCACTTTCTGAACATTTGAGTTTATTGTTGATAAGTAAAATTATGGGCACATCTACTTCGTTGACTTTTGCTATTTTCTTTTTTAGATAATCATGTGTCCAAAACCCGATGATTTCGACATAAACTGTAATGTTACCTTTTTTCAATGAAAAATCAGGAATAAATGCATATTTACCTGCTTTTAAAATTGCAGGTTCTCTATCCAGACTCCATTCCCGAAAGGAAAATTGTGCAAACTCATATTCAATGGAACTATCAAATTCTGTCTTTTTGTTGTTGTCATAAAGAGTATTTGGAGATTCTTTTATCCGATTTTGTGAAGTTTTCAGACCGAATATGTCATCACTGCTACTTGCAGTGAATTCAAGTACCCGTTTCCCACTAGTTGTTTTATGAGATATATCAGCCCTGATACTCCATGAATGACATTCAAGTATATGCGGAACTAATTTTGCAAATGATTTCCCATATCTTTCCGTCATTTTAAAAATGGAAGCAGGTCCGTCTATATGAAGATTTACTGTTTCTATACCTCTATCAATTTCCTCGTTATTGTTATTACTTACAGGAACCTCATTGAAAGAATACATTAATCTTGAACGAAGTACCGCCTGCAAAACGTTTTTGAAATTACCCTTTATTTTTATATCCAAATCAACGGCTTTAAAAAAAAGTGTCTGGATAAGTGAAATGTTATACTGCTTTAACAGCTCATCAGATGATATTGGCTGAAAATGTTTGATTATTTTATTCTCATCGATGTCAGCCCATAGATTTTGTTCAAGTTCATTCTTTGAAATAGAATATTTCTTGGCGACATTGTAAAGTATATTGTCTCTTTCTTCCCTTGATGTTATGATTTTTGAACATTCTCCAAACACTGCCTGTCGAAGTTCTACAGGGTCAATATCAACATTCGATTCAATTCTACATTTTCTCAATAGTATCTGTGTAAGACCTCTGATTAAACGATAGTTCATCTCTTCAAAACCCTGAATTTCCTCCATCAAGTTTCCATAGGTGTTTCCTATATTCCTATTAAAAGCCTCAATCAGCATATCTGCCGTTTTGATGTGCTTTGAGCTGGCATACACAGGTTTTACTTTTCCTTTGTAGGTTTTAGTAACAAGGAGTTCACTGGGAAGCATTTTTGATATTAAAGATTTTATTGGTGTTACTGTGCGGGTTTTCTTCTTTTTGATGTATTAATTTCTGAAGTTTCAGCAGACACAATTTCATAAAGGACTGCTTCCTTTCCTTTCTGTTTTCTCAGAATTCTTCCAAGACGTTGGATATATTCCCTTTTACTTCCGGTAC is part of the Methanohalobium evestigatum Z-7303 genome and encodes:
- a CDS encoding DUF790 family protein, whose protein sequence is MLPSELLVTKTYKGKVKPVYASSKHIKTADMLIEAFNRNIGNTYGNLMEEIQGFEEMNYRLIRGLTQILLRKCRIESNVDIDPVELRQAVFGECSKIITSREERDNILYNVAKKYSISKNELEQNLWADIDENKIIKHFQPISSDELLKQYNISLIQTLFFKAVDLDIKIKGNFKNVLQAVLRSRLMYSFNEVPVSNNNNEEIDRGIETVNLHIDGPASIFKMTERYGKSFAKLVPHILECHSWSIRADISHKTTSGKRVLEFTASSSDDIFGLKTSQNRIKESPNTLYDNNKKTEFDSSIEYEFAQFSFREWSLDREPAILKAGKYAFIPDFSLKKGNITVYVEIIGFWTHDYLKKKIAKVNEVDVPIILLINNKLKCSESDFKSKNADVMFYNRKIPYKQIMQILKRYEEKELEKEHDRIKNIDVPPDKNIININDLAEKENVWKKALKQKLEDQLNDDSEYLIFGDYLINKNLILEIDLQIQNLKTYSDVVDVFNKYELDKQVYYPVLEHLGYKVVWKGLSEDTAEIQKR